In Massilia violaceinigra, one DNA window encodes the following:
- a CDS encoding NAD(P)H-binding protein, producing MRVLLFGATGMVGQGALRECLQAADVEQVVAIGRTPTGQRHPKLRDVVHADLFDFASVAAQLEDVDACFFCVGVTSSRMREPDYTRLTYDMTLAAANALVALNPRMVFVYVSGAGADSSETSATMWERVRGRTENALLALPFRGVYIFRPGMIQPLDGIKSKTTAYRIFYSLMKPVLPLLRAAMPRHVLTTRQVGQAMLAVVRNGARKRVLESADIAALGRNAMAP from the coding sequence GTGAGAGTTCTGTTATTTGGCGCCACCGGCATGGTCGGGCAAGGCGCGTTGCGTGAATGCCTGCAGGCCGCCGACGTGGAGCAGGTCGTGGCCATCGGACGCACGCCAACCGGGCAGCGCCACCCCAAGCTGCGCGATGTGGTGCATGCCGATCTGTTCGACTTCGCCAGCGTCGCGGCGCAGCTGGAAGACGTCGACGCCTGCTTCTTTTGCGTGGGCGTGACGTCCTCGCGCATGCGTGAGCCTGACTACACGCGCTTGACGTACGACATGACCCTGGCCGCTGCCAACGCGCTGGTCGCGCTCAATCCGCGCATGGTATTCGTGTACGTGTCGGGAGCGGGGGCCGACAGCAGCGAAACCAGCGCCACCATGTGGGAGCGCGTGCGCGGCCGCACCGAAAACGCGCTATTGGCGCTGCCGTTTCGCGGTGTGTACATCTTCCGCCCCGGGATGATCCAGCCGCTCGACGGCATCAAGTCCAAGACCACCGCTTACCGCATTTTCTATTCGCTGATGAAGCCCGTGCTGCCGCTGCTGCGCGCGGCCATGCCCAGGCACGTGCTGACCACGCGCCAGGTTGGGCAGGCCATGCTGGCCGTGGTGCGCAACGGCGCGCGCAAGCGGGTGCTCGAGAGTGCCGACATCGCAGCGCTGGGCCGCAACGCCATGGCGCCGTAA
- a CDS encoding DUF2004 domain-containing protein, whose translation MEKTIPYFGAIDLALPNEYNEAIYSVDGREIDLSLAFFNAFEGEDGITEFSAVKDLDPAVLDRVARFMEELDSKIALAQAACIADFHANGEVRDTYIDHHLSEFSPEELAALIDGTDASLPVEERMLAKLHLCHIGLHPMPDESDGSFAMFDFTFGEDLTNYVVAVKFAEDGTIQSVDVES comes from the coding sequence ATGGAAAAAACCATCCCCTATTTCGGCGCCATCGATCTGGCCTTGCCGAATGAATATAACGAAGCGATCTATTCTGTGGACGGGCGGGAGATTGACCTGTCGCTCGCTTTTTTCAACGCATTCGAGGGCGAGGATGGGATCACCGAATTTTCCGCGGTGAAAGATCTCGATCCGGCCGTGCTCGACCGGGTCGCCCGCTTCATGGAAGAGCTCGACAGCAAGATCGCACTGGCCCAGGCGGCCTGCATCGCCGATTTCCATGCCAATGGCGAAGTGCGGGACACGTACATCGATCATCATCTGTCCGAGTTCTCGCCCGAAGAACTGGCGGCACTGATTGACGGTACCGATGCATCGCTGCCGGTTGAAGAGCGCATGCTGGCGAAGCTTCACCTGTGTCACATCGGTCTGCATCCCATGCCGGACGAATCGGACGGCTCGTTCGCCATGTTCGATTTCACCTTCGGCGAAGACCTGACCAACTATGTGGTCGCGGTCAAGTTCGCGGAAGACGGAACGATTCAGTCGGTCGACGTCGAAAGCTGA